In the Carboxydothermus hydrogenoformans Z-2901 genome, one interval contains:
- a CDS encoding heme exporter protein CcmB codes for MTFFKKALAIVEKDIKAEFHSKEMLSVMLVFALIMLVIFNFAFDVKKQIVNDIFPGIIWITFFFSGLLGLNRSFFIEKNQDCLLGLMLAPVDRSVIFLGKMLSNLVFLLIIEILTLPLFFIFLNIPVPQKFGFFLIILFFGSLGFVAIGTFLAALAANTRASDILLPVLLFPVLIPVILGSVAATKGVFFNLPFSEWSIWLKILGVYDLLFIVVPLMLFEILLEV; via the coding sequence ATGACCTTTTTTAAAAAGGCATTAGCTATTGTGGAAAAAGACATAAAAGCTGAATTTCATTCCAAAGAGATGCTAAGTGTAATGTTAGTTTTTGCCTTAATAATGCTGGTAATTTTTAATTTTGCTTTTGATGTTAAAAAACAGATTGTAAACGATATTTTTCCCGGAATAATATGGATAACCTTTTTCTTTTCAGGCCTTTTAGGGTTAAATCGTTCCTTTTTTATAGAAAAAAATCAGGATTGTTTATTGGGATTAATGTTAGCTCCGGTGGATCGCAGTGTAATTTTTTTGGGAAAAATGTTAAGTAATTTGGTTTTCTTACTGATTATTGAAATTTTAACTTTACCTCTGTTTTTTATCTTTTTAAACATTCCTGTTCCCCAAAAATTTGGCTTTTTTTTGATTATCTTATTTTTTGGTAGTTTAGGATTTGTAGCCATAGGAACTTTTTTGGCTGCTTTGGCTGCTAATACCCGGGCAAGTGACATACTGCTGCCTGTACTACTCTTTCCGGTCTTAATTCCGGTTATTTTGGGAAGTGTGGCGGCAACTAAAGGTGTTTTTTTCAATCTTCCCTTTAGCGAATGGAGTATTTGGCTTAAAATTCTGGGGGTTTATGACTTACTGTTTATTGTGGTACCTTTAATGCTTTTTGAAATCTTACTGGAGGTGTAA
- a CDS encoding cytochrome c biogenesis protein: MERDRVWDYFLGLLAYVVLSVAIYMVFVVAPEEKMMGIVQKIFYFHVSAAWVAFLAFFVVFVGSIMFLIKRDYYWDGISLASAEIGVVFTTIVITTGPIWAKTVWNAWWTWDPKLTTAIIMWFIYLAYVVLRLAAGEEEKTARFAAIFGIIGFLDVPLVFAAGRWWQKTFHPIIFNNPSGGLDPAMKPAFFISLFAFTALYIYLLVKSARINLLHRELNRLKDIVNEKFYG; the protein is encoded by the coding sequence ATGGAGAGGGATAGAGTTTGGGATTATTTTTTGGGACTATTAGCATACGTAGTTCTTTCGGTGGCAATTTACATGGTTTTTGTGGTTGCCCCCGAGGAGAAAATGATGGGGATCGTTCAAAAAATTTTTTATTTTCATGTCTCGGCTGCCTGGGTTGCGTTTTTAGCCTTTTTTGTGGTCTTTGTAGGGAGTATTATGTTTTTAATTAAAAGGGATTATTACTGGGATGGGATCAGCCTGGCTTCGGCAGAGATAGGAGTTGTGTTTACTACTATTGTTATTACCACCGGACCTATTTGGGCGAAAACGGTATGGAATGCCTGGTGGACCTGGGATCCTAAATTAACTACTGCAATTATTATGTGGTTTATCTATTTAGCATACGTAGTGTTAAGGCTTGCGGCGGGGGAAGAAGAAAAAACGGCACGTTTTGCAGCAATTTTTGGCATTATTGGCTTTTTAGATGTTCCCCTGGTTTTTGCTGCCGGTCGCTGGTGGCAAAAGACTTTTCATCCAATTATTTTTAATAATCCATCGGGCGGTTTGGACCCTGCCATGAAGCCAGCCTTTTTTATAAGCCTGTTTGCCTTTACAGCTTTATATATTTACTTGTTAGTAAAAAGCGCAAGAATTAATTTGCTGCACCGGGAGTTAAATCGTTTAAAGGATATAGTCAATGAAAAATTTTACGGTTAG
- a CDS encoding CcmD family protein translates to MSKLTALALAYFIIWTLIFLYTVVLGQRQKQIKRELELIKEALDKRS, encoded by the coding sequence ATGAGTAAATTAACTGCTTTAGCTTTAGCGTATTTTATTATTTGGACATTAATTTTTCTCTATACTGTGGTCTTGGGACAAAGGCAAAAGCAAATTAAACGGGAATTGGAGTTAATAAAAGAGGCTTTAGATAAAAGGAGTTAA